The following are encoded together in the Bradymonas sediminis genome:
- a CDS encoding phytoene desaturase family protein — MMSVAIIGAGIGGLSAALELAAKGVKVTVFEAASAPGGKIGVGQHDGVEFDTGPSLLTMPEVFEDLFRLAGTSLADEVELVESAPYMRYHYPDGVRLDIYPDLDQSIAAIGQQLGSRASGEFADFMRYAGKIWESAAPNFIFSQAPSLGSMARLGLSSLTTLWSIDPLHTMLESIDKRVESQHLRHLLARFATYNGSDPRSAPATLNCIAWVEMGQGARGVRGGIIELARALHRRALALGVDFRFDSPVLRLHRPSGAGEARGVETASGVFKADAVVVNADVRHLVETLLPGANIASASSNNDESSLNADAPASMSGWTGVIRAKRRPEGERLGHEVFFPEDYIQEFRDIFDHKRAPTDPTVYVCAQEKAHQRTGWAEDEALFIMANAPPESSEVQSSAQDWAPLRDAMLKRLRNAAAIDPGDALIWERSPAQLAAQFPGSRGALYGAASNSKFAAFQRPQNRVKEIPGLYLASGSAHPGGGVPLCAQSGRLAAQAIHEDFGRSQKQKSPARFTKRHT, encoded by the coding sequence ATGATGAGCGTTGCGATTATCGGTGCCGGTATCGGCGGCTTGAGCGCCGCGCTAGAATTAGCGGCGAAGGGTGTCAAGGTTACGGTCTTTGAGGCCGCGTCGGCCCCGGGCGGAAAGATCGGCGTGGGCCAGCATGACGGTGTTGAATTCGACACCGGCCCGAGCCTGCTCACCATGCCCGAGGTCTTCGAAGACCTCTTTCGCCTGGCCGGCACTTCGCTGGCCGACGAGGTCGAACTCGTCGAGTCTGCGCCCTATATGCGCTACCACTATCCCGACGGCGTGCGCCTGGATATTTACCCGGACTTAGACCAGAGCATCGCCGCGATTGGGCAGCAATTGGGGAGTCGGGCGAGCGGGGAGTTCGCCGATTTTATGCGCTACGCGGGAAAAATATGGGAGAGCGCAGCGCCGAACTTCATCTTCAGTCAGGCGCCCTCGCTGGGGTCCATGGCGCGACTTGGGCTTTCTTCACTGACGACCTTATGGAGCATCGACCCGCTCCACACGATGTTAGAGAGCATCGACAAACGCGTGGAATCTCAGCACCTTCGCCATCTTCTGGCCCGCTTCGCGACCTATAATGGCTCGGATCCGCGCAGCGCGCCAGCGACCCTTAATTGCATCGCCTGGGTGGAGATGGGCCAAGGCGCGCGCGGCGTGCGCGGCGGCATTATCGAGCTGGCGCGCGCCCTTCACCGCCGCGCCCTTGCCCTGGGCGTCGACTTCCGATTCGACTCGCCAGTATTGCGCCTGCATCGCCCCTCGGGCGCAGGGGAAGCCCGCGGCGTCGAGACCGCATCGGGTGTATTTAAGGCGGATGCGGTTGTGGTCAACGCCGACGTACGCCACCTGGTTGAGACCCTGCTGCCGGGCGCAAACATCGCCTCCGCCTCCAGCAATAACGACGAGAGCAGCCTCAACGCGGACGCGCCCGCGTCGATGTCCGGGTGGACCGGCGTGATTCGAGCAAAGCGCCGCCCCGAAGGAGAACGCCTCGGGCATGAGGTCTTTTTCCCCGAGGACTATATTCAGGAATTTCGCGATATCTTTGACCACAAACGCGCCCCAACGGACCCGACGGTCTATGTATGCGCACAGGAAAAAGCACATCAACGCACCGGGTGGGCCGAAGATGAGGCGCTCTTTATCATGGCGAACGCGCCGCCGGAGTCTTCTGAGGTGCAAAGTTCAGCGCAGGATTGGGCGCCCCTAAGAGATGCGATGCTTAAGCGCTTGCGCAACGCCGCGGCGATTGACCCGGGGGACGCGCTGATCTGGGAGCGCTCGCCGGCACAATTGGCCGCTCAATTTCCGGGCTCGCGCGGCGCGCTCTATGGCGCAGCCTCTAACTCGAAATTCGCGGCGTTTCAGCGCCCGCAGAATCGCGTCAAAGAAATCCCCGGACTGTATTTGGCCAGCGGCTCGGCGCATCCGGGCGGCGGCGTGCCGCTGTGCGCGCAGTCCGGGCGACTCGCCGCTCAGGCCATCCACGAGGATTTCGGACGCTCCCAAAAACAAAAAAGCCCCGCGCGATTTACGAAGAGGCACACATGA
- a CDS encoding phytoene/squalene synthase family protein: protein MTNAQLDIPADEGRIPEMSAEEVARHSREVLAEHSRSFNWASRFLPEESRDDAAILYAFCRLVDDTVDEAESPEVATKQVEALRDELNRERAPSAAVAAFLDLSERRGVDVSAAMELVEGVASDLGDVLIEDDRALLRYCYRVAGTVGLMMSPVLGVEDPRAVAHAIDLGIGMQLTNICRDVLEDAQNGRVYLPETRLRRAGISQKELLESVATGGFELEETVAKVVSDLLKLADRYYDSADQGLAYIPARSRLGICVAARVYRGIGVRLRYLHDANPLHGRTVVPGLEKALWLGPAGRRFAMSSLLKPRPHKAHLHRALAGLPGVNAGPSPKPSPFGT from the coding sequence ATGACGAATGCGCAATTAGATATCCCCGCCGATGAGGGTCGGATTCCGGAGATGAGTGCCGAAGAGGTCGCGCGCCATAGCCGCGAGGTCCTGGCCGAACACTCACGCTCCTTCAATTGGGCGTCGCGTTTTTTGCCCGAGGAGAGCCGCGATGACGCCGCGATTCTCTACGCATTTTGCCGCCTGGTCGACGATACAGTTGACGAGGCCGAGTCGCCCGAAGTTGCGACCAAGCAGGTTGAAGCGCTTCGCGATGAGTTGAATCGCGAGCGCGCGCCGAGCGCGGCGGTCGCGGCGTTTCTGGACCTCTCGGAGCGCCGCGGCGTCGACGTCAGCGCCGCGATGGAGCTGGTCGAAGGCGTCGCCTCCGACCTGGGCGACGTCCTCATAGAGGACGACCGCGCCCTGCTTCGCTATTGCTACCGCGTCGCCGGCACGGTCGGGCTCATGATGTCGCCGGTGCTGGGCGTCGAAGACCCGCGGGCCGTCGCTCACGCCATCGATCTGGGCATCGGGATGCAATTGACCAATATCTGCCGCGACGTGCTCGAAGACGCGCAAAATGGTCGGGTGTATTTGCCCGAAACACGTCTTCGACGCGCGGGGATCTCGCAGAAAGAGCTCCTCGAATCGGTCGCCACGGGCGGCTTTGAGCTCGAAGAGACCGTGGCCAAGGTGGTCAGCGACCTCTTGAAATTGGCCGACCGCTATTACGATAGCGCCGACCAGGGGCTCGCTTATATCCCGGCGCGGAGTCGCCTCGGCATCTGCGTGGCGGCGCGCGTGTACCGCGGCATCGGCGTGCGCCTACGCTACCTGCACGACGCCAATCCGCTGCACGGCCGCACGGTGGTCCCTGGGCTTGAGAAGGCGCTATGGCTCGGCCCGGCCGGGCGCCGCTTCGCCATGTCGAGCCTGCTTAAGCCGCGGCCGCACAAGGCGCACCTGCACCGCGCGCTCGCGGGATTGCCGGGCGTCAACGCCGGGCCATCTCCCAAGCCATCGCCATTTGGAACCTGA
- a CDS encoding glycosyltransferase, giving the protein MFDLSLTTALPIIALAGLPSFALALSALNLVFWPRGKTSARLEEALSVLVPARNEEANIERCVRAIFEASHPLLEVLVYEDCSTDQTPEILARLQSEFTKLRVIKGRPLPAGWVGKPHACARLVEASRGDTLLLVDADTFLKKGAIARLASLQIRHDAALVSAVPEQISGTFFERLILPLLHLSYSCWLPLPLIWKTHDPRFLAINGQVMMMRRDALEAVGGFHAVRAEIVDDMAIARRFKEEKKRVVFADGFRIASCRMYRSAREVWEGFSKNIFEGMGSSALVFALVIFIYLSTFVLPYIAAMTLAIAGQTAGIWWWSALAGVGANLALRAMMALRFRQPIEGILLHPLAVISLVAIAFNSLRWSRQNEVLWSGRSYVGKQQRNTPAEAVSQSAIGADQ; this is encoded by the coding sequence ATGTTCGACCTATCTCTGACAACGGCTCTACCGATCATTGCCCTCGCCGGACTGCCGAGTTTTGCGCTTGCCTTAAGCGCCTTAAACCTCGTCTTCTGGCCCCGCGGCAAGACATCGGCGCGCCTGGAAGAAGCACTATCGGTGCTCGTCCCGGCGCGCAACGAAGAGGCAAATATCGAGCGCTGCGTGCGCGCTATCTTCGAGGCCAGCCACCCGCTCCTCGAGGTCCTGGTTTATGAAGATTGCTCCACCGACCAGACGCCCGAGATTCTGGCACGGTTGCAGTCGGAGTTTACGAAGTTGCGCGTCATCAAGGGGCGGCCACTTCCGGCCGGCTGGGTCGGGAAGCCGCACGCTTGCGCGCGGCTGGTCGAGGCATCGCGCGGCGATACCCTGCTGCTTGTCGACGCCGATACCTTCTTGAAAAAAGGTGCCATCGCGCGCCTGGCGTCCTTGCAGATTCGCCACGATGCCGCCCTGGTGAGCGCGGTGCCCGAGCAAATCAGCGGCACCTTTTTTGAGCGACTCATCCTGCCGCTGCTTCACCTGAGCTATAGTTGTTGGCTTCCGCTTCCCCTGATCTGGAAGACCCACGACCCGCGGTTTCTGGCGATAAACGGCCAAGTCATGATGATGCGCCGCGACGCGCTCGAAGCGGTCGGCGGATTTCACGCGGTGCGCGCCGAAATCGTCGACGATATGGCGATCGCTCGCCGCTTCAAGGAAGAGAAGAAACGCGTGGTCTTCGCGGATGGTTTTCGCATCGCGTCGTGTCGGATGTACCGGTCGGCCCGCGAAGTCTGGGAGGGATTCTCAAAAAATATATTCGAGGGTATGGGGTCGTCAGCGCTGGTCTTCGCCCTCGTTATATTCATCTATTTGAGCACCTTTGTGCTGCCCTATATCGCCGCGATGACGCTCGCGATCGCGGGGCAAACCGCCGGGATTTGGTGGTGGTCCGCGCTGGCGGGCGTCGGGGCGAATCTAGCGCTGCGCGCGATGATGGCGCTGCGTTTTCGCCAGCCGATCGAGGGCATATTGCTGCATCCGCTTGCGGTGATCAGCCTGGTCGCGATCGCGTTTAACTCCCTGCGTTGGAGTCGGCAAAACGAGGTGCTGTGGAGTGGGCGAAGTTATGTTGGAAAGCAGCAACGCAACACGCCAGCCGAAGCTGTGAGTCAAAGTGCGATTGGAGCGGATCAATGA
- a CDS encoding alpha/beta fold hydrolase, with translation MSKSSEGVHIVDYGSGPEIWVGLHGWNGTARTFDTIAPYIPENVTFLSVDLPGYGRSEAPPVWDISEIGAQIDRAIVERIGEQSYSMIGSCGGAIVGLYVARAAGERLDDFVCLEPFAFLPWYLRIFMWPVLGWLFYWSSFGTPIGRAITNQAMTKHRNDETDMLASFGQGSLMIPYRYLQLFNTIEASYLFKELPGHKILVSGEHTFGAIRESVKEWNEVWPTADHIEIPGAGHLVLLEAPELFAEKLFERRAAKTPRLLPSHEQAS, from the coding sequence ATGAGCAAGAGCAGCGAGGGCGTTCATATCGTGGATTACGGCAGCGGCCCGGAGATCTGGGTTGGCCTGCATGGGTGGAATGGCACGGCGCGCACCTTCGACACCATCGCGCCCTATATCCCCGAAAATGTGACTTTTTTGTCGGTGGATTTGCCCGGCTACGGCCGATCCGAGGCGCCGCCTGTGTGGGATATTTCGGAGATTGGCGCGCAGATTGACCGGGCGATTGTTGAGCGCATCGGGGAGCAATCCTATTCGATGATCGGAAGCTGCGGTGGCGCGATCGTCGGGCTCTATGTGGCGCGCGCGGCAGGCGAGCGCCTGGATGATTTTGTGTGCCTGGAACCCTTCGCTTTTTTACCCTGGTATCTGCGCATTTTTATGTGGCCTGTGCTCGGGTGGCTTTTTTATTGGTCCTCGTTTGGCACGCCCATTGGGCGCGCGATCACCAACCAGGCGATGACCAAGCATCGCAATGACGAGACCGATATGCTCGCCTCATTCGGCCAGGGCTCGTTGATGATCCCGTATCGCTACCTTCAACTCTTCAACACCATTGAAGCCTCCTACCTATTCAAGGAGTTGCCCGGCCATAAGATTCTGGTGTCTGGAGAGCATACCTTTGGGGCGATTCGAGAGTCGGTCAAAGAGTGGAATGAGGTCTGGCCGACAGCCGACCATATCGAGATCCCCGGGGCCGGACACCTGGTCCTGCTCGAAGCACCGGAGCTCTTCGCCGAGAAGCTATTTGAGCGAAGAGCCGCCAAGACGCCACGATTATTACCTTCACATGAGCAGGCATCATGA